In the genome of Pongo pygmaeus isolate AG05252 chromosome 9, NHGRI_mPonPyg2-v2.0_pri, whole genome shotgun sequence, one region contains:
- the DDX25 gene encoding ATP-dependent RNA helicase DDX25 isoform X5, producing MGFNRPSKIQEMALPMMLAHPPQNLIAQSQSGTGKTAAFVLAMLSRVNALELFPQCLCLAPTYELALQTGRVVEQMGKFCVDVQVMYAIRGNRIPRGTDITKQIIIGTPGTVLDWCFKLKLIDLTKIRVFVLDEADVMIDTQGFSDHSVRIQRALPSECQMLLFSATFEDSVWHFAERIIPDPNVIKLRKEELTLNNIRQYYVLCEHRKDKYQALCNIYGSITIGQAIIFCQTRQNAKWLTVEMIQDGHQVSLLSGELTVEQRASIIQRFRDGKEKVLITTNVCARGIDVKQVTIVVNFDLPVKQGEEPDYETYLHRIGRTGRFGKKGLAFNMIEVDKLPSLMKIQDHFNSSIKQLNAEDMDEIEKIDY from the exons ATGGGATTTAATAGGCCATCTAAAATCCAAGAGATGGCTCTCCCTATGATGCTGGCACATCC ACCCCAGAACCTCATAGCACAGAGCCAGTCTGGAACAGGAAAGACAGCGGCATTTGTGTTGGCAATGTTAAGCAGAGTTAATGCCTTGGAATTGTTCCCACAG TGCCTCTGCCTAGCTCCTACTTATGAATTGGCTCTGCAAACTGGCCGTGTGGTTGAGCAGATGGGAAAATTCTGTGTGGATGTTCAAGTGATGTATGCCATTCGAGGGAATCGAA TTCCCAGAGGCACCGACATCACTAAACAGATTATAATTGGCACTCCTGGGACTGTCCTAGATTGGTGTTTTAAACTAAAATTGATTGATTTGACTAAGATTCGTGTGTTTGTCCTGGATGAAGCAGATGTGATGATTGACACTCAAGGATTCTCAGATCATAGTGTTCGTATTCAAAG AGCTCTACCCTCCGAATGCCAAATGCTCCTCTTTTCAGCAACCTTTGAGGACTCTGTGTGGCACTTTGCTGAGCGAATCATCCCTGACCCTAATGTTATCAAGTTACGCAAAGAGGAGCTCACGCTGAACAACATCCGGCAATATTACGTGCTGTGTGAGCACAGGAAGGACAAATACCAAGCTCTGTGCAACATTTATGGCAGCATCACCATTGGTCAGGCCATCATCTTCTGCCAG ACTCGTCAAAACGCTAAGTGGTTGACCGTGGAGATGATACAGGATGGCCACCAGGTGTCTTTGTTAAGCGGGGAGCTGACCGTGGAGCAGCGAGCTTCCATCATTCAGAGGTTTCGGGATGGGAAAGAGAAGGTTCTCATAACAACCAATGTTTGCGCTCGAG GGATTGATGTGAAGCAGGTCACAATTGTTGTGAACTTTGATCTCCCTGTAAAACAAGGAGAGGAGCCAGACTATGAGACCTACCTCCACCGCATAGGGCGGACAGGGCGCTTTGGGAAAAAAGGCCTTGCCTTCAACATGATTGAAGTGGATAAGCTGCCCTCGCTCATGAAAATCCAGGACCACTTTA aCAGCAGTATTAAGCAACTCAACGCTgaagacatggatgaaattgaaaaGATTGACTATTGA